The following coding sequences lie in one Blattabacteriaceae bacterium genomic window:
- a CDS encoding peptidylprolyl isomerase codes for MKNKKMSLFGKIRDHSFFFIGLIIFSFIFNPKTLLNFFSFHAVFKIDGKKLQNFLKLKKKLYPTSLYDKILPKIKEEKHIIQSAKKIGIQFMNKDFWNFLYKKSLYKHITQYKKKEGSFNTKKFKYYLLNSGKIKNHGFVWFQQKQNIHDQILIHQYLDMCLCGLNTKKSFISKSKIVDYLYKKKQKIRADEIADYMKANSFFSNLGDIEFFFINFARKFSKMDSEIRKKQMESLFFEFKKETKYLINYHSDVSYNPIYYSYNFFPYFLRNLLKNSKRVSFLTRKNYYLLAKITGKKMIYDSIRASHIFIDHKGSFSNTFFYSKKRRSIKESIKKINELFFILKKKPKLFKALVKKESFKNNGYLGLGWIDIGGIKKTSDFQNFLIENPKGKIGVFETPIGYHIIRIDDKSPLRPFYKLSIFLKYINSSKKTDKTQNQRVKEFIQENGKANFSFCAKNARKKGSQVKTKIDSTILDLYSEIIQWSFDKKRKLGEFKVFLNSSYIIARISSLSRVSVKNEVKKIIKNKKIAKNFKK; via the coding sequence ATGAAAAATAAAAAAATGTCTTTATTTGGAAAGATTAGGGATCACTCCTTTTTTTTTATTGGATTGATTATTTTTTCTTTTATTTTTAATCCAAAAACTCTTTTAAATTTCTTTAGTTTTCATGCTGTTTTTAAAATTGATGGAAAAAAACTTCAAAATTTTTTGAAGTTAAAAAAAAAATTATACCCTACATCATTATATGATAAAATTTTACCTAAAATTAAGGAGGAAAAGCATATAATACAGAGTGCTAAAAAAATAGGAATCCAGTTTATGAATAAAGATTTTTGGAATTTTTTGTACAAAAAATCTTTATATAAACATATTACTCAATATAAAAAAAAAGAAGGGAGTTTCAATACTAAAAAATTTAAATATTATTTACTAAATAGTGGAAAGATTAAAAATCACGGGTTTGTTTGGTTTCAACAAAAACAAAATATTCATGATCAAATTTTGATTCATCAATATCTTGATATGTGTTTATGTGGATTAAATACAAAAAAATCATTTATTTCTAAGTCTAAGATAGTAGACTATCTTTACAAGAAAAAACAAAAAATTAGAGCTGATGAAATAGCAGATTATATGAAGGCAAATTCTTTTTTCTCCAATCTAGGAGATATTGAATTTTTTTTTATAAATTTTGCGAGGAAATTCTCTAAAATGGATTCTGAAATCAGAAAAAAACAAATGGAAAGTTTATTTTTTGAATTTAAAAAGGAAACTAAATATTTGATTAATTATCATTCTGATGTTTCTTATAATCCCATATATTATTCCTATAATTTTTTCCCATACTTTTTAAGAAACTTACTAAAAAATTCGAAAAGGGTAAGTTTTTTAACAAGGAAAAATTATTATCTTCTAGCAAAGATTACTGGAAAAAAAATGATATACGATTCAATACGTGCTAGTCATATTTTTATTGATCATAAAGGATCCTTTTCTAATACTTTTTTTTATTCTAAAAAACGAAGAAGTATAAAAGAATCTATAAAAAAAATAAATGAATTATTTTTTATACTAAAGAAAAAGCCAAAACTATTTAAAGCATTAGTTAAAAAAGAATCTTTTAAAAATAATGGATATCTAGGATTAGGATGGATCGATATAGGAGGGATAAAAAAAACGTCTGATTTTCAGAATTTTTTAATTGAAAATCCTAAAGGGAAAATAGGAGTTTTCGAAACACCGATTGGTTATCATATAATACGTATTGATGATAAAAGCCCTTTACGTCCATTTTATAAACTTTCTATTTTTCTTAAATACATTAATTCCTCAAAAAAAACTGATAAAACTCAGAACCAAAGAGTAAAAGAATTTATTCAAGAAAACGGAAAAGCTAATTTTAGTTTTTGTGCTAAAAACGCTAGAAAAAAAGGTTCTCAGGTGAAAACTAAGATTGATTCTACAATATTAGATTTATATTCTGAAATTATACAATGGTCTTTTGATAAAAAAAGAAAATTAGGAGAATTTAAAGTTTTTTTAAACTCTAGCTACATTATTGCTCGGATTTCATCTCTATCTAGAGTTAGTGTTAAAAATGAGGTAAAAAAAATTATAAAAAATAAAAAAATAGCTAAAAATTTTAAAAAATAG
- a CDS encoding tetratricopeptide repeat protein, which produces MDIKKLVLGIGYFLCILHAILLQKEAREMLFYPRQLFIKNYINKSYIGFIDIVNIFPKTKSGNIAKFYAGVCSYKLRKYKKAIKFFKAFSSKDKLLSAIKYGIIADSFVELKKNERAIQYYIKAVYKRNNKFTTPFYIRQVAIIYLSINKYKESKRNFYRIINKYPTSPFVKDIDTYLSMINKILQIYETRRVF; this is translated from the coding sequence ATGGATATTAAGAAATTAGTTTTAGGTATAGGATATTTTCTCTGCATATTACATGCCATTTTGCTTCAAAAAGAAGCAAGGGAAATGCTTTTTTATCCTAGACAACTTTTTATTAAAAACTACATAAATAAATCCTATATAGGATTTATTGATATTGTTAATATATTTCCTAAAACTAAATCAGGTAACATTGCTAAATTTTACGCTGGTGTTTGTTCCTATAAATTAAGAAAGTATAAAAAAGCAATAAAATTTTTCAAAGCTTTTTCATCTAAAGATAAACTGCTTTCAGCCATAAAATATGGTATTATAGCGGATTCTTTTGTAGAATTAAAAAAGAACGAAAGAGCGATACAATACTATATTAAAGCAGTTTATAAGAGAAATAATAAATTCACTACTCCATTTTATATTCGTCAAGTTGCTATTATTTACTTGAGTATAAATAAATATAAAGAATCTAAAAGAAATTTTTATAGAATCATAAATAAATATCCAACTTCTCCTTTTGTAAAAGATATAGATACATATTTATCCATGATAAATAAGATATTACAAATCTATGAAACTAGAAGAGTATTCTAA
- the pth gene encoding aminoacyl-tRNA hydrolase, protein MEKFLVVGLGNVGDKYANTRHNIGFKILNEISKFHLAVFNMKRLGFVAQFYFEKNNIFLLKPSTFMNLSGKAVNLWLEKENISFEKILVITDDLHLDFGVLRLKYRSSSGGHNGLKNIQNILNTSNYACLRFGIGKKFPKVGQIDYVLGKWTDIEIIKLPLYLRRAKEVVFSFILNGRKRTINSCNSWKI, encoded by the coding sequence ATGGAAAAATTTCTCGTTGTTGGATTAGGAAATGTTGGAGATAAATACGCTAATACAAGGCATAACATAGGATTTAAAATACTAAATGAAATTTCGAAATTTCATTTAGCAGTTTTTAATATGAAAAGATTAGGATTTGTTGCTCAATTTTATTTTGAAAAAAATAATATTTTTTTATTAAAACCTTCTACATTTATGAATTTGAGTGGAAAAGCCGTAAACTTATGGCTGGAAAAGGAGAATATTTCTTTCGAAAAAATTTTAGTAATAACGGATGATCTCCATTTAGATTTTGGAGTTTTGCGGCTTAAATATAGAAGTAGCAGTGGGGGGCATAATGGATTAAAAAACATTCAAAATATTTTAAATACTTCTAACTACGCCTGTCTTAGATTTGGTATTGGAAAGAAATTTCCAAAAGTAGGTCAAATAGATTATGTTTTAGGAAAATGGACAGATATTGAAATAATAAAACTTCCTCTTTATTTAAGAAGAGCTAAGGAAGTTGTATTTAGTTTCATTTTAAATGGTAGAAAAAGAACAATAAACAGTTGTAATAGTTGGAAAATTTAA
- a CDS encoding RluA family pseudouridine synthase translates to MYKHIKFIVEKEHGKVRVDKFLTNFIKNISRRKIQNSAIWINEKPVKPSFLVKYSDRVSVLMNLKQEMKSENVTLNIIYEDKEIIVVNKPPGMAVHSGIGNTKGTLVNALKYHLNKDTYRFGLAHRIDKDTSGLLVVAKNNNSLEQLMKQFFYHKIQREYLAIVCGNLSKEKGRIVGNIGRNPNHRKKMMVFPDGSRGKNAVTHYKVLENFRYVTFISCHLETGRTHQIRTHLKFLGHPIFNDPRYGGDKIFKKISKEHKIFLEKCFEICPRQALHANYLGFAHPKSGKYLHFECDLSKDFLHLLKKCRGL, encoded by the coding sequence ATGTACAAACATATAAAATTTATAGTAGAAAAGGAACATGGCAAAGTTAGGGTTGATAAATTTTTGACTAATTTTATTAAAAATATCTCTAGAAGAAAAATCCAAAATTCTGCTATTTGGATAAACGAAAAACCTGTTAAACCTAGCTTTCTAGTAAAGTACTCTGATAGAGTAAGCGTTTTAATGAATTTAAAACAAGAAATGAAATCAGAAAATGTTACTTTAAATATTATTTATGAAGATAAAGAAATCATCGTAGTAAATAAGCCACCTGGAATGGCGGTTCATTCTGGTATAGGAAATACCAAAGGTACCTTAGTTAATGCTTTAAAATATCATCTGAACAAAGATACTTATCGTTTTGGATTAGCACATAGAATAGATAAGGATACATCTGGTTTACTTGTTGTTGCAAAAAATAATAATAGTTTGGAACAGTTAATGAAACAATTTTTTTATCATAAAATACAAAGAGAATATCTTGCTATTGTATGTGGTAACCTTTCTAAGGAAAAAGGAAGAATTGTTGGAAACATTGGGAGAAATCCTAATCATCGCAAAAAGATGATGGTTTTTCCTGATGGAAGTAGAGGAAAAAATGCAGTAACACATTATAAAGTATTAGAAAATTTTAGATATGTTACTTTTATTTCTTGTCATTTAGAAACGGGTAGGACACATCAAATTAGGACTCATTTAAAGTTTTTAGGTCATCCAATTTTCAATGATCCACGATATGGTGGAGATAAAATTTTTAAGAAAATTTCTAAAGAGCATAAAATTTTTTTAGAAAAATGTTTCGAGATTTGCCCGCGACAAGCTTTACATGCAAATTATTTAGGATTTGCACATCCAAAAAGTGGAAAATATCTTCATTTTGAGTGCGATCTTTCTAAAGATTTTCTTCATTTATTGAAGAAATGTAGGGGGTTATAA
- a CDS encoding ferredoxin, which yields MYIITLQRNKCIGCNYCSELAPEYFRISKKDGKSVLLHSIDKNGFFVLKKSCYFSFESYKKASRVCPVGIITIKKF from the coding sequence ATGTATATCATAACATTACAAAGAAATAAATGTATTGGATGTAATTATTGTTCAGAATTAGCTCCAGAATATTTCAGAATTTCTAAAAAAGACGGAAAATCCGTTTTATTGCATTCAATAGATAAGAATGGCTTTTTTGTTTTAAAAAAATCTTGTTACTTTTCTTTCGAAAGTTACAAAAAAGCTTCAAGAGTTTGTCCAGTAGGTATTATTACTATAAAAAAATTCTGA
- a CDS encoding peptidase U32 family protein, which yields MEKIELMAPVGDFESLRAAIDSGADSIYFGVDHLNMRARSSANFSINDLPVVGKICKKKGIRCYLTLNTIIYDHDLSIIKKLSDKAYESGINAIIALDQAVILYAYKIGMEVHISTQLNVTNIETVKFYSSFADTIVLSRELSLNQIKKIVYKIEKYKIKGPSGKLIRIEIFCHGALCMAVSGKCYLSLHSRNSSANRGACSHNCRKKYTLLEKESGFKIDINNEYFLSTKDLCTIHFLDKIIESGIKVLKIEGRGKSPEYVAVVTTCYRKAIDFLYQGNFDIKKVMYFTKRLKSVYNRGFWGGYYLGQKLGEWSKISGSLATRKKIFLGKGRHYYSKARIGEFSIEASKVKVGDRILVTGPITGVKEVEVLSIMVNDSLSDIVVKGQVCTIPLNFKIRSSDKLYKLVNTECIS from the coding sequence ATGGAAAAAATAGAACTTATGGCTCCTGTTGGAGATTTTGAATCTCTCAGAGCAGCTATTGACTCTGGGGCTGATTCTATCTATTTTGGTGTAGATCATCTTAATATGAGAGCTAGATCTTCTGCAAATTTTTCCATAAATGATCTTCCAGTAGTTGGAAAAATTTGTAAGAAAAAAGGTATCCGTTGTTATTTAACACTAAATACAATTATCTATGATCATGACCTTTCTATTATTAAAAAATTATCTGATAAAGCTTATGAATCTGGGATAAACGCAATTATAGCATTGGATCAAGCGGTAATTTTATACGCCTATAAAATAGGAATGGAAGTTCACATATCTACACAATTAAATGTAACTAATATTGAAACAGTAAAATTTTACTCTTCATTTGCAGATACTATCGTTTTAAGTAGAGAGTTAAGTCTTAATCAAATTAAAAAAATTGTCTATAAAATTGAAAAATATAAAATAAAAGGTCCTTCTGGAAAATTAATAAGAATTGAGATTTTTTGTCATGGTGCACTTTGTATGGCTGTTTCTGGAAAATGCTACTTAAGTTTGCATTCTAGAAATTCTTCAGCTAATAGAGGTGCATGTTCACATAATTGTCGTAAGAAATATACTCTCCTTGAGAAGGAAAGCGGGTTTAAAATAGATATTAATAACGAATATTTTTTGTCTACAAAGGATCTTTGTACTATCCATTTTTTAGATAAAATTATTGAATCTGGCATTAAAGTTCTTAAAATAGAAGGCAGGGGAAAATCCCCTGAATATGTAGCTGTGGTAACAACTTGTTACCGAAAAGCGATAGATTTTTTATATCAAGGAAATTTTGATATAAAAAAGGTTATGTATTTTACTAAACGGCTTAAATCAGTTTATAATCGTGGATTTTGGGGAGGGTATTACCTTGGCCAAAAACTTGGAGAATGGTCTAAAATTAGTGGATCACTAGCTACAAGAAAAAAGATCTTTCTTGGTAAAGGTCGTCATTATTATTCAAAGGCAAGGATAGGCGAATTTTCTATTGAAGCTAGTAAGGTAAAAGTTGGGGATAGAATCCTAGTAACAGGACCTATTACAGGGGTAAAAGAAGTTGAAGTTCTTTCTATTATGGTTAATGATTCCTTATCAGATATAGTTGTTAAGGGTCAGGTATGTACTATTCCTTTGAATTTTAAAATTCGTTCTTCAGATAAACTTTATAAATTAGTGAATACGGAATGTATATCATAA
- the leuS gene encoding leucine--tRNA ligase: MKYDFKEIESFWQKYWKKHQTFKTEENFKKSKYYILDMFPYPSGSGLHVGHLLGYISSDIYARYQRLEGFNVLHPMGFDSFGLPAEQYAIQTGKHPEKTTEINICRYKNQLSRLGFSFDWSRELKTSDPSYYHWTQWIFIKLFNSWYDHKMEKARQINELINIFEKEGNIDIKASEPSKILFSNKEWAKFTTKSKEKILLNYRLAYRDKAIVNWCPDLGTVLANDEVKNGKSERGGYPVYQREMIQWRIRITAYAERLLKGLENLLWPDSLKESQINWIGKSYGTRINFPTIDGDNIEIFTTRPETIFGVSFLVLASKHHFIEKITNSELKNYIEKTKERNELAGVFSGYHALHPITGYKLPIYVSEYVLGKYGTSAIMAVPALDKRDYKFAQKFGLKVLKVLSSNVKCIKSGFLTGLPVEKATKIVLEKIEEKKIGKFSINYRLRDSVFSRQRYWGEPIPIFYKEGEVLKSIPEEKLPLRLPFINKFTPKESVNPPLRRAKTWAWDEDKKKISNLDYKRTFPIETSTMPVWAGSSWYFLRFMDSKNEKEFVGKKYERYWKNVDLYIGGAEHATGHLLYARFFQKFLKDYALVSEEEPFRKIINQGMILSRSAFVSRLKGTNKFISEGLIGQNKNIQKLTVDIRLLKTNNILDIEKFKNWRKEFITSDLILENGKFFCQRQVEKMSKSRFNVVNPDTICEIYGADTLRLYEVFLGPIEQTKNWNLQGINGVHQFIKKFWKLFLHNGAFISLIEEPPSQEEYRVLHKTIKKVREDIENFSFNTSVTAFMIAVNFLSERRCSKRSVLEPIVILLSTFAPHIAEEIWKKLGHEKSISFAKLPKYDVKYLSDEAIEYPILFNGKLRFKIFFSRVASTSEIKEKVLNNPKTKRYLNGNILKRIFIINKKIINLVT; this comes from the coding sequence ATGAAATACGATTTCAAAGAAATTGAAAGTTTTTGGCAAAAATATTGGAAAAAACATCAGACATTTAAGACTGAAGAAAACTTTAAAAAGTCCAAATATTACATTTTAGACATGTTTCCCTATCCTTCTGGATCTGGATTACATGTTGGACATCTTTTAGGGTACATTTCTTCTGATATCTACGCTAGATATCAACGTTTGGAAGGTTTCAATGTTCTTCACCCAATGGGTTTTGATTCTTTTGGATTACCTGCTGAACAATATGCTATTCAAACTGGAAAACATCCTGAAAAAACAACAGAGATTAATATCTGTCGTTATAAAAACCAACTTTCCCGACTTGGTTTTTCTTTTGACTGGAGCAGAGAATTAAAAACAAGTGATCCTTCTTATTACCATTGGACGCAATGGATTTTTATAAAACTTTTTAATTCATGGTACGACCATAAAATGGAAAAAGCTAGACAAATTAATGAATTGATCAACATTTTTGAAAAAGAAGGAAATATTGACATAAAAGCTTCAGAACCATCAAAAATTTTATTTTCAAATAAGGAATGGGCAAAATTTACTACAAAAAGTAAAGAGAAAATTTTGCTTAACTATCGCTTAGCTTATAGAGATAAAGCGATAGTTAATTGGTGTCCTGATTTAGGAACCGTATTAGCTAACGATGAAGTGAAAAACGGAAAAAGTGAACGTGGGGGATATCCAGTTTATCAAAGAGAAATGATACAGTGGAGGATAAGGATTACGGCTTATGCTGAAAGACTTTTAAAAGGACTTGAGAATCTTTTATGGCCAGATTCTCTCAAAGAATCTCAAATAAATTGGATAGGAAAATCCTATGGAACAAGGATAAATTTTCCAACTATAGATGGGGATAATATTGAAATCTTCACTACAAGACCAGAAACAATTTTTGGGGTTAGTTTCCTTGTTTTAGCTTCGAAACATCATTTTATAGAGAAAATAACTAACTCTGAGTTAAAAAACTATATTGAAAAGACGAAAGAAAGAAATGAATTAGCAGGAGTATTTTCTGGTTATCATGCTTTGCATCCTATTACTGGGTATAAATTACCTATTTACGTGAGTGAATATGTACTAGGTAAATATGGAACAAGTGCTATAATGGCAGTTCCTGCTCTAGACAAACGAGATTATAAATTTGCTCAAAAATTTGGATTAAAAGTTTTGAAGGTACTTTCTTCAAATGTAAAATGTATAAAATCAGGTTTCCTCACAGGATTACCTGTAGAAAAAGCTACTAAAATAGTTCTAGAAAAAATAGAGGAAAAAAAAATAGGAAAATTTAGTATAAATTATCGTTTGAGAGATTCAGTTTTTTCCAGACAAAGATACTGGGGTGAGCCTATTCCAATTTTTTACAAAGAAGGGGAAGTTTTAAAGTCTATTCCTGAAGAAAAATTACCTTTGCGATTACCATTTATAAATAAATTTACACCTAAAGAAAGTGTAAATCCTCCATTAAGGAGAGCTAAAACTTGGGCTTGGGATGAAGATAAAAAAAAAATATCAAATCTAGACTATAAAAGAACATTTCCTATTGAAACAAGCACTATGCCAGTATGGGCAGGATCTAGTTGGTATTTTTTACGATTTATGGATTCTAAAAACGAAAAAGAATTCGTAGGAAAAAAGTATGAAAGATATTGGAAGAATGTTGATCTTTATATTGGAGGTGCAGAACATGCAACTGGTCATTTGCTTTATGCGAGATTTTTTCAAAAATTTCTTAAAGATTATGCTCTAGTAAGTGAGGAGGAACCCTTCAGAAAAATAATAAACCAAGGAATGATTTTGAGTAGATCAGCTTTTGTAAGCCGATTAAAAGGAACAAATAAATTTATTTCTGAAGGGTTAATTGGTCAGAATAAAAATATTCAAAAATTAACGGTTGATATTCGTTTACTTAAAACAAATAATATTCTGGATATAGAAAAATTTAAAAATTGGAGAAAAGAGTTTATTACTTCTGATCTTATTTTAGAAAATGGAAAATTTTTCTGCCAAAGGCAGGTGGAAAAAATGTCTAAATCCAGATTTAATGTAGTTAATCCTGATACAATTTGCGAAATATATGGAGCAGATACTTTACGTCTGTATGAAGTATTTCTTGGACCAATTGAACAAACAAAAAACTGGAATCTACAAGGAATAAACGGAGTCCACCAATTTATAAAAAAATTTTGGAAACTATTTCTCCATAATGGAGCATTTATCTCTCTTATAGAGGAGCCTCCTTCACAGGAAGAATATAGAGTTTTACACAAAACCATAAAAAAAGTTAGAGAAGATATAGAAAATTTTTCTTTTAATACTTCAGTTACTGCTTTTATGATTGCGGTAAACTTTTTAAGTGAACGTAGATGTTCCAAGCGCTCGGTATTAGAACCAATCGTAATCCTCCTTTCTACTTTTGCTCCTCATATTGCAGAAGAAATATGGAAGAAATTAGGACATGAAAAATCTATTAGTTTTGCTAAACTCCCTAAGTATGATGTAAAATATCTCTCAGATGAGGCTATTGAATATCCTATACTATTCAATGGAAAGTTAAGATTTAAAATTTTCTTTTCAAGGGTAGCTTCTACATCTGAAATTAAAGAAAAAGTACTAAATAACCCTAAGACAAAAAGATATTTGAACGGAAATATCTTGAAAAGAATTTTTATAATTAATAAAAAAATAATAAATCTTGTTACATAA
- the mnmG gene encoding tRNA uridine-5-carboxymethylaminomethyl(34) synthesis enzyme MnmG encodes MFYDVVVVGGGHAGAEAAASAALMGSRVLLISMNLQTIGQMSCNPAVGGIAKGQIVREIDALGGQLGIVTDSTMIQFRMLNRSKGPAVWSPRAQSDRKRFSETWRRILEKIPMLELFQDMVVYLILKRERVIGVKTLLGLEIQAKSVILTNGTFLNGIIHIGKKKINGGRFSESSSINITEQLKNLGFFSGRMKTGTSPRIDGRSLDFSKMNPQLGDEPPGKFSYLETPRLKNQRCCYITYTNTDVHKILQSNFNQSPIFNGTIKSLGPRYCPSIEDKVYRFSNKEHHQIFVEPEGWDTNEVYINGFSTSLPERVQYMALKKITGFESVKILKLGYAIEYDYFPPTQLKSTLETKKINNLFFAGQINGTTGYEEAAAQGIMAGINAHLKTNEKDSFVLKRNEAYIGVLIDDLITKGTEEPYRMFSARAEHRILLRQDNADERLTHLSYRIGLADSQRMRLVEKKVRKLEKSFNFLKNFNITKKFANLILSKKNSPKINHSLNANKFLSRPEINIQDILFIPDLEKFVKKKIFEERILEQTSILIKYKVYIDREKKNAEKLSRLENIKIPEHFNYQKIKSLSSEAREKLMKHRPYSMGQVSRISGISPVEINILLIHLTF; translated from the coding sequence ATGTTTTACGACGTAGTTGTAGTTGGAGGAGGTCACGCTGGAGCTGAAGCAGCTGCTTCAGCTGCTCTAATGGGATCTAGGGTGTTACTAATAAGTATGAATCTACAAACAATAGGACAAATGTCCTGCAATCCAGCAGTTGGGGGAATCGCAAAAGGGCAAATTGTCAGAGAGATTGATGCTTTGGGAGGCCAGTTAGGAATAGTTACGGATTCCACAATGATCCAATTTAGAATGCTTAACAGATCCAAGGGACCTGCTGTATGGAGTCCTAGAGCTCAATCTGATAGAAAACGTTTCTCTGAAACATGGAGAAGGATTTTAGAAAAGATTCCTATGTTGGAACTTTTTCAAGATATGGTAGTATATCTTATACTAAAAAGAGAACGAGTTATTGGAGTAAAAACTTTACTTGGTCTTGAAATTCAAGCTAAATCCGTTATTTTAACAAACGGTACTTTTTTGAATGGAATTATCCACATAGGAAAAAAAAAAATTAATGGAGGAAGATTCAGCGAATCTTCCTCAATAAATATTACAGAACAATTAAAAAACCTGGGATTCTTTTCAGGAAGAATGAAGACAGGAACTTCTCCTAGAATTGATGGTCGTTCTTTAGATTTTTCTAAAATGAATCCTCAACTAGGAGATGAGCCTCCAGGAAAGTTTTCTTATCTGGAGACTCCAAGGTTAAAAAATCAACGATGTTGTTATATCACTTATACAAATACTGATGTACATAAAATTTTACAATCTAATTTTAACCAATCCCCAATATTTAATGGAACTATTAAAAGTCTAGGTCCTAGATATTGTCCCTCTATTGAAGATAAAGTTTATCGTTTTTCTAACAAAGAACATCATCAAATTTTTGTAGAACCTGAAGGATGGGATACAAATGAAGTATACATTAATGGATTTTCGACTTCTTTGCCTGAGAGAGTTCAATACATGGCTTTGAAAAAAATTACTGGGTTTGAATCAGTTAAGATTCTAAAATTAGGTTATGCTATCGAATATGACTATTTTCCACCAACTCAGTTAAAATCTACTTTAGAAACCAAAAAAATTAATAATCTATTTTTTGCAGGCCAGATTAATGGAACAACTGGATATGAAGAAGCAGCTGCTCAGGGAATAATGGCTGGAATTAATGCTCATTTAAAGACTAATGAAAAAGATTCTTTCGTTTTAAAACGAAATGAAGCCTATATTGGCGTATTGATAGATGATCTTATTACTAAAGGAACCGAAGAACCTTATAGAATGTTTTCTGCTAGAGCTGAACACCGTATTTTACTAAGGCAAGATAATGCTGATGAAAGACTTACGCACCTTTCCTATAGGATAGGATTAGCTGATTCGCAAAGAATGCGTTTAGTAGAAAAAAAAGTTCGGAAACTAGAAAAATCCTTTAATTTTTTAAAAAATTTTAACATAACCAAGAAATTTGCAAACTTAATTCTAAGTAAGAAAAATTCTCCTAAAATTAATCATTCTTTAAATGCAAATAAATTTCTCTCTCGTCCAGAGATAAATATTCAAGATATTTTATTTATTCCAGATTTGGAAAAATTCGTTAAAAAAAAAATTTTCGAAGAAAGAATTTTAGAGCAAACATCAATACTAATAAAATATAAAGTATACATTGATAGAGAAAAGAAAAACGCTGAAAAATTATCTCGTTTAGAGAATATAAAAATCCCTGAGCATTTTAATTACCAAAAAATAAAATCTTTATCTTCAGAAGCTAGAGAAAAATTAATGAAACATCGTCCATATTCTATGGGACAAGTTTCTAGAATTAGTGGTATCTCTCCAGTGGAGATAAATATTTTGCTGATTCACTTGACTTTTTAA
- the ybeY gene encoding rRNA maturation RNase YbeY, which produces MIRYFFETNFQLKNKRLISRWIQNIAKKEGKKVNYLNYIFCNDQFILKLNFKFLKHDNYTDVITFGYSSSKFSIYGDSFISVERLMENAFMWKQDVQIELIRVMVHSLLHLLGYKDKTKSQKSIMRRKENFYLNFIHNNLCFTT; this is translated from the coding sequence ATGATTCGATATTTTTTTGAAACAAATTTTCAACTAAAAAATAAAAGGTTAATTAGTAGATGGATTCAAAATATAGCAAAAAAAGAGGGTAAAAAAGTCAATTATCTCAATTATATTTTTTGCAACGACCAATTTATTTTGAAACTAAATTTCAAATTTCTTAAACACGATAATTATACTGATGTAATCACTTTTGGGTATTCTTCTAGTAAATTTTCAATCTATGGAGATTCTTTTATTAGCGTGGAACGATTAATGGAAAACGCATTTATGTGGAAACAAGATGTTCAAATTGAGCTAATACGCGTTATGGTTCATTCTTTATTGCATCTTCTTGGATACAAAGACAAAACAAAATCACAAAAAAGTATAATGCGAAGAAAAGAAAATTTTTATCTGAATTTTATTCATAATAATTTATGTTTTACGACGTAG